The Methanosphaera sp. DNA segment AAATAGCATTAAAATCATTTAAAATAAAAGATATAATAAAATAATTTAGAATACAAAAAATGAGTGGAGGATTTAATTTTTGATAGAAGAATATAATACTGTTATTAAAAATCCAAGAAAGGTAATAACACGCTTTGCATCATGTTATCCAAATGTATATCGTGTTGCAATGTCATCAATGGGATATCAGATAATATATGACTTTCTTAATGCACGTGAGGATATCTATTGTGAACGTGTAATATATCCACAGACAAAAAGTATTGAGACAAGATCAAACTTATCAGAATTTGACATTGTAAGTTTCACACTACAATTTGAAGAAGACTATCTTAACATGATTGACATGTTAAAGCGAAGTAATATTCCTCTAGAATCAAAAAATAGAAGAGCTAAAGATCCACTTGTAATTGCAGGTGGACCATGTGCTACATCAAATCCACTTCCTATCTCTGAATTTGTTGACATATTCATAGTAGGTGATGCAGAAGTTGTCCTTGATAATGTGATCGATGTATGTAGTGATACAAACGATCCAAGGGCTGATATTTTTGATCTTCTTGACATTCCTGGTGTATATAAGCCAGGCTATCCTGCAAAAAAACAGCAGATAAAATCAATGAAGGATGCATGGAGGCCAATATATCAGATTGTAACAAAAACAGACAATGATAAATTCACACCAGCATTTGGTAGTGATACATTTCTTCTTGAAGTATCACGTGGATGTAGTCGTGGATGTCGTTTTTGTATGAGTGGATGTATGTACAGGCCACGTCGTGAAGTTGACATGGATACACTCATTGACACAGCACTTAAGTGTCGTCATGCAACGGGACAAAATAGAGTAGCACTTCTTGGTGAGGCTGTAAGTGATTATAGTCGTATTGAGGATCTTGTATGGAATCTTTCTGAGGAAGGATTTAATGTTGTTACACCTTCTCTTCGTGTGGAATCAGTATCTGATGAGCTTCTTGAAATACTAAAAAGTAATGGTCTTAAAACTATTACCATTGCACCTGAAACTACTATGTCTCAGAGATTAAAGCTTAATAAGCCAATGAGTGATGAGGAAATTATTTCAACTGTTGATCGTGCTATTGATCTTAAATTTAAGGTGAAGATGTATCTTCTTTTAGGTACTCCTGGTGAGACAACAGAGGATGTTATGGATCTTGTTAATTTCCTTCGTAATATTGTAGGTCGTGGTGTCAGATATAATACTATTAAAACTAGTGTTAATCCTCTTATTCCAAAGCCTCATACTCCACTGCAGTATATGGGCTTTGATTATGATGATATTTTTGAAAAATATAAAAGATATTCATCACGTCTAAAATATAGATATAAGAAGGAGTCACTCAGGAAAGCTACAATGCAGTATGTTCTATCAAATGGTGGTGCTGAGATGAATAAGATTCTTAAAATAGGAGATCAGCTTAAATTTAAGGATTGGTATAAGCTTGCATCTAAGATTAATGAGGTGAAAGCTAAAGATAATGGTAAGCTTCCATGGCATGAAATAGATGTTGGAATTACAGATAAGTATTTAAGACGTGAATATGATAAGATGTTAAATTCCCAGATTACTCCATGGTGTGAGGAGGATAAATGCTATGGTTGTGGTGCATGCTAATGGGAATTTTCTTTTTCTTTTTCTAATTTTTTTATTTTTTTTATTAATTTTTACACTTTTTTTAGGGATAGTTTTTTTATTATATTAAAAAGAGATATTATATTTAGGAAAAATAATTATGTAAAATTTGAGGATTATTATATGGAT contains these protein-coding regions:
- a CDS encoding radical SAM protein, which encodes MIEEYNTVIKNPRKVITRFASCYPNVYRVAMSSMGYQIIYDFLNAREDIYCERVIYPQTKSIETRSNLSEFDIVSFTLQFEEDYLNMIDMLKRSNIPLESKNRRAKDPLVIAGGPCATSNPLPISEFVDIFIVGDAEVVLDNVIDVCSDTNDPRADIFDLLDIPGVYKPGYPAKKQQIKSMKDAWRPIYQIVTKTDNDKFTPAFGSDTFLLEVSRGCSRGCRFCMSGCMYRPRREVDMDTLIDTALKCRHATGQNRVALLGEAVSDYSRIEDLVWNLSEEGFNVVTPSLRVESVSDELLEILKSNGLKTITIAPETTMSQRLKLNKPMSDEEIISTVDRAIDLKFKVKMYLLLGTPGETTEDVMDLVNFLRNIVGRGVRYNTIKTSVNPLIPKPHTPLQYMGFDYDDIFEKYKRYSSRLKYRYKKESLRKATMQYVLSNGGAEMNKILKIGDQLKFKDWYKLASKINEVKAKDNGKLPWHEIDVGITDKYLRREYDKMLNSQITPWCEEDKCYGCGAC